Proteins encoded together in one Caldicellulosiruptor saccharolyticus DSM 8903 window:
- a CDS encoding MBL fold metallo-hydrolase: MKITYLAHASFLIETKTGVKILTDPYDNSVGYTVLELSPDIVLTSHKHFDHGYTGALKGDFTVLDKPQEYNVKGVKIRGIKTFHDQEAGQKRGENIVFVIEDEFSVAHLGDLGHELEKEHLEKIGKVDILLIPVGGVYTIDAKAAYNVAKAINPKIIIPMHYKTEKLKFDLGRLEEFTKLFDNVEYANSFELEIKELPEAQKVIVLSHKG; encoded by the coding sequence ATGAAAATAACCTATCTTGCACATGCAAGCTTTTTGATAGAAACAAAAACAGGGGTAAAGATTTTAACAGACCCCTACGATAACTCTGTTGGCTACACAGTGCTTGAATTATCACCTGATATTGTTTTGACCTCTCATAAACACTTTGACCACGGCTACACAGGGGCTTTGAAAGGAGATTTTACTGTTCTGGACAAGCCTCAGGAATACAATGTCAAAGGAGTAAAGATAAGAGGTATAAAGACATTTCATGATCAGGAAGCTGGGCAGAAAAGAGGGGAGAATATTGTATTTGTCATAGAGGATGAGTTTTCTGTAGCACATTTGGGTGATTTGGGTCATGAGCTTGAAAAAGAGCATCTTGAGAAGATTGGCAAGGTAGATATTCTGCTCATCCCTGTTGGTGGAGTGTATACAATTGATGCAAAAGCTGCTTATAACGTTGCAAAGGCTATAAATCCAAAGATTATAATTCCTATGCACTATAAAACAGAAAAGCTGAAATTTGATTTGGGCAGGCTGGAGGAATTTACAAAACTTTTTGACAATGTAGAATATGCAAACTCTTTTGAGCTTGAGATAAAAGAACTTCCTGAGGCTCAAAAGGTCATTGTACTTTCGCACAAAGGTTAA
- a CDS encoding stage II sporulation protein M → MNFSFWVETLRKEKRLILICLGIFVLFLILGILAGIYFGDMISKYVDMYLKKMFQQILKNVDNKFELFLAILKNNMRVYLILIVAGTLTFGLVSLFVLMSNGVIVGAVAALSAKHTSVGKTLLLLLPHGVIEIFAFLIGSVASVIFLENLVLEKKKEDFKIVFKRFCILSILGAVLVVVAAFIEAYVTSSFAM, encoded by the coding sequence TTGAACTTTAGTTTTTGGGTTGAAACTTTAAGAAAAGAAAAAAGACTCATTTTAATTTGTCTTGGTATTTTTGTTCTTTTTTTGATCTTGGGTATATTGGCTGGAATATATTTTGGCGATATGATAAGCAAATATGTTGATATGTATCTTAAAAAGATGTTCCAGCAGATTTTGAAAAATGTTGATAACAAATTTGAGCTTTTCTTGGCAATACTCAAAAACAACATGAGAGTCTATCTTATTTTGATTGTAGCAGGAACGCTCACATTTGGCCTTGTTTCGCTTTTTGTTTTGATGTCAAATGGAGTTATTGTAGGGGCTGTGGCTGCACTTTCAGCAAAACACACTTCAGTCGGAAAGACTCTACTTTTGCTTTTGCCCCATGGAGTAATTGAGATTTTTGCATTTTTAATTGGATCTGTCGCATCCGTCATTTTTCTTGAAAATCTTGTTCTGGAGAAGAAAAAAGAAGATTTTAAGATTGTCTTCAAAAGATTTTGCATCTTGAGCATACTTGGTGCAGTTTTGGTTGTGGTTGCTGCATTCATTGAGGCGTATGTCACATCAAGCTTTGCAATGTGA
- a CDS encoding ABC transporter ATP-binding protein — protein sequence MAQANVKMPIFSQEETSYELKVPYLKKLFRFLLPYKKWLFLTIIFMFIATVADLVSPYLLKKAVDDFIPKKDFKGILAIGVLLVLTLFINKECSKNKIKLANRTGQMVLFDIRKALFDHVQSLSFSYFDRNSTGRIIVRIVNDVNTLNNLFTNGIVNVITDMSSLVLATVIMFSIHPKLAAVTFTVVPLFLAILFATRNAIKKNWRKVRRKIANLNAYIHENISGIRVIQAFVRQKVNKAIFKEVIDDVFVSWMKAIKINNLFGPFVEICSMIGTLIIYWYGVKLLKINGVTVGTLIAFVSYLDRFWRPVVTLSNFYNQLLVASSSSERIFEILSIEPEIKEDENPVDLSTFKDSIEFKNVWFSYKDDNYVLKDITFKVKKGQMIALVGATGSGKTTIVNLLARFYDPQKGSILIDGIDLRKISFRSLRRLIGIVQQEPFLFSGTILDNILYGRPEASLDEAIGVCKFLGVHEFISQLENGYYTQVNERGTRLSTGQKQLICLARLLLQNPEILILDEATSALDTQSELMVQSALNKVTKDRTSIVIAHRLSTIRDADLIIVLDKGQIVEMGTHDSLVSKKGVYYELCTSQVRFVKAG from the coding sequence ATGGCACAAGCCAATGTAAAAATGCCAATATTTAGTCAGGAAGAGACTTCATACGAATTAAAAGTGCCCTATTTGAAAAAGCTATTTAGATTTTTGCTACCATATAAAAAATGGCTTTTTCTTACCATCATTTTTATGTTTATTGCAACAGTTGCTGACCTTGTATCTCCATACCTTTTAAAAAAGGCAGTAGACGATTTTATTCCCAAAAAAGATTTTAAAGGAATTTTAGCAATTGGTGTTCTTCTTGTTTTGACACTTTTTATAAACAAAGAATGTTCAAAAAACAAGATAAAACTTGCAAACAGAACAGGCCAGATGGTTCTATTTGACATAAGAAAGGCACTTTTTGACCATGTACAGAGCCTTTCGTTTAGCTATTTTGACAGAAATTCAACAGGAAGGATTATTGTAAGAATTGTGAATGACGTAAATACTCTAAACAACCTCTTTACAAACGGGATAGTGAATGTGATAACAGACATGTCCAGTTTAGTTCTTGCGACGGTTATAATGTTTTCAATTCATCCCAAATTAGCAGCTGTTACATTTACAGTTGTTCCGCTTTTTTTAGCAATACTTTTTGCAACAAGGAATGCTATAAAGAAAAACTGGAGGAAAGTTCGAAGGAAGATTGCAAATCTAAATGCGTACATACACGAGAATATAAGTGGGATTAGAGTAATTCAGGCATTTGTAAGACAAAAAGTAAACAAAGCAATATTCAAAGAGGTCATTGACGATGTCTTTGTTTCATGGATGAAAGCAATAAAAATAAACAATCTATTTGGCCCATTTGTTGAGATTTGTTCAATGATAGGGACACTAATAATCTACTGGTACGGTGTAAAACTTTTAAAGATAAACGGTGTTACTGTTGGTACATTAATTGCGTTTGTGAGCTACTTAGATAGATTTTGGCGACCGGTTGTGACCTTGAGCAATTTTTACAACCAGCTTCTTGTTGCAAGCAGCTCCTCAGAGAGGATTTTTGAGATTTTGAGTATTGAGCCGGAGATTAAGGAAGACGAAAATCCAGTTGACCTTTCTACATTTAAAGATTCGATTGAGTTCAAAAATGTATGGTTTTCTTATAAAGACGATAATTATGTTCTAAAGGATATAACCTTTAAAGTTAAAAAAGGACAAATGATAGCATTGGTTGGTGCAACAGGCTCTGGCAAGACAACAATTGTAAACCTTCTTGCGAGGTTTTATGACCCACAAAAAGGGAGTATACTCATAGATGGAATTGATTTGAGAAAAATAAGTTTTAGAAGTCTCAGGAGACTTATTGGAATTGTTCAGCAAGAGCCATTTTTATTCTCAGGTACAATCTTAGATAACATACTCTATGGGAGGCCAGAAGCCAGCTTAGATGAAGCAATAGGAGTTTGTAAGTTCTTGGGAGTGCATGAGTTTATTTCTCAGCTTGAAAATGGATATTATACACAAGTAAACGAAAGGGGAACAAGACTTTCAACTGGGCAAAAGCAGCTAATATGCCTTGCACGGCTTTTGCTTCAAAATCCGGAAATTTTAATCCTTGATGAGGCAACATCGGCTTTAGATACACAGAGCGAGCTGATGGTCCAAAGTGCATTGAACAAGGTGACGAAAGATAGAACCTCAATTGTAATTGCTCACAGGCTCTCAACCATAAGAGATGCTGATCTTATCATTGTGCTTGACAAAGGCCAAATAGTTGAGATGGGAACACATGACAGCTTAGTTTCTAAGAAAGGTGTATATTACGAGCTTTGCACAAGCCAAGTAAGGTTTGTAAAAGCGGGGTGA